A genomic window from Silene latifolia isolate original U9 population chromosome Y, ASM4854445v1, whole genome shotgun sequence includes:
- the LOC141634236 gene encoding uncharacterized protein LOC141634236, translated as MDKFLIMMNVNLKTVGGRFADYVVDRLFLIYWLRRNRNDGTSFSVWWGLGQLVALLTVGVFREGFMSRLDNNLHVQASDVSDGSSDNDSDAFRDDGSQANCASEILDGAPDLNDPTADVLNVSHDETSPLGAVDVTPSTALPSVDPGIGPSADLNHPTQHGCMVPGSVVQSSNRTVGTGMDAVHKLHSQGALNLNPAAFYDLESPPRYKSNTEPCNTVRNCSNEETDSHQLGTHVEGRLECDTNNIVESRPETSTSVNSNGSSNDEVLDINAQESPGSGHEIDHEDFSVREEADVHNAVDDQLDISGNLNDHDLNVPELDWQGVSEFESVWECSPLSDQWRDNQAETDRPRWAGEVEVQSHEALEDESVEQIDQDEYWDENHSLETGRDWLGMVSGSGLASDRVVDTYYFSDDVNVYHIELRELVNRRRVSSLLDSDFRENLDRLIQSYVDRQTDAPDDWEHHEILPPFVSRNQELLHTEREESEPHDSHANGNEPRLPPRPPPLPQADWGWGLHQTNWARRNIHQQSGTKWELINDLRIDMTRLHQRLNNMQMMLEACMDMQVELQRSVRQEVSAALNRSNNPSESLENILPKDSFKWDSVRKGVCCICSSTNIDSLLYRCGHMCTCTNCANVLLQGKGKCPMCQAHPLLRWFVCISYNRIRWERSIASAIIILFIPVLQFLF; from the exons ATGGACAAGTTTCTAATCATGATGAACGTCAACCTGAAAACAGTCGGAGGCAGATTCGCAGATTATGTGGTAGACAGGCTCTTCTTGATTTACTGGTTAAGAAGGAACAGGAACGACGGGACGAGCTTCAGTGTTTGGTGGGGACTCGGCCAGTTAGTGGCTTTGCTCACCGTGGGCGTATTCAG GGAAGGTTTCATGTCGAGATTGGACAACAACCTTCATGTGCAAGCAAGTGACGTATCTGACGGTTCCTCTGACAATGATTCCGATGCTTTTAGAGATGATGGAAGCCAGGCTAACTGCGCTAGTGAGATCCTCGACGGTGCTCCAGATCTAAATGATCCTACTGCTGATGTGCTTAATGTTTCTCATGACGAAACATCTCCTCTTGGTGCCGTCGATGTCACTCCATCAACAGCCCTACCAAGTGTGGACCCTGGTATTGGTCCATCAGCTGATTTGAATCATCCGACTCAGCATGGTTGCATGGTTCCGGGTTCGGTGGTCCAATCTTCGAACCGAACTGTCGGCACTGGAATGGATGCCGTTCACAAACTACATAGTCAGGGTGCTTTAAATTTAAACCCAGCAGCATTCTATGATCTTGAATCTCCTCCAAGATACAAATCTAACACCGAACCATGCAACACTGTAAGAAACTGCAGCAATGAAGAAACGGATTCTCACCAGTTGGGCACCCACGTTGAAGGTAGGCTTGAGTGTGACACCAACAACATTGTGGAGAGTAGACCAGAGACATCCACCAGTGTCAATTCCAATGGTTCTTCCAATGATGAAGTTTTAGATATAAATGCCCAAGAATCTCCTGGAAGTGGACATGAAATAGACCATGAAGATTTCTCTGTTAGGGAAGAAGCTGACGTGCATAATGCGGTGGATGATCAGCTCGATATATCAGGAAATCTCAATGATCATGACTTGAATGTGCCAGAGTTGGACTGGCAAGGAGTTTCGGAGTTTGAGAGTGTATGGGAATGTAGTCCCTTATCTGACCAATGGAGAGATAATCAAGCAGAAACAGACAGACCCCGCTGGGCAGGTGAAGTTGAAGTTCAATCTCACGAAGCACTTGAAGATGAAAGTGTAGAACAGATTGACCAAGACGAGTACTGGGATGAGAACCATTCTCTGGAAACTGGAAGAGATTGGCTGGGAATGGTTTCTGGTTCTGGATTGGCTTCTGACAGGGTTGTTGATACATATTATTTCTCTGATGATGTGAACGTATACCACATAGAGCTTAGGGAGCTTGTCAACAG GAGAAGAGTTTCAAGTCTTCTTGACAGTGATTTTCGAGAGAACCTAGACCGGCTAATACAGTCTTATGTGGATAGGCAAACTGATGCTCCTGATGACTGGGAACATCATGAAATTTTACCTCCTTTTGTGTCAAGAAATCAAGAACTGTTGCACACAGAACGGGAAGAGTCTGAACCACATGACTCGCACGCAAATGGAAATGAACCCAGACTTCCTCCACGACCTCCACCACTACCTCAGGCAGACTGGGGATGGGGGTTGCATCAAACCAATTGGGCGAGACGAAACATACATCAGCAGTCTGGAACT AAATGGGAATTAATCAATGATTTGAGGATCGACATGACTAGGCTACATCAAAGACTGAATAACATGCAGATGATGTTAGAGGCTTGCATGGATATGCAAGTTGAGCTGCAACGATCAGTAAGACAGGAGGTCTCAGCTGCTCTAAATCGATCAAACAACCCATCAG AATCGCTTGAAAACATACTGCCTAAAGATAGTTTCAAATGGGATAGTGTAAGAAAAGGCGTCTGCTGCATATGTTCTAGCACCAACATCGACTCTTTGTTGTACAG ATGTGGGCATATGTGCACATGTACAAATTGTGCGAATGTTTTGCTTCAGGGCAAGGGGAAGTGTCCTATGTGCCAGGCACACCCGTTGTTGAGGTGGTTCGTGTGTATTTCATACAATAGAATAAGATGGGAGAGGAGCATAGCTAGTGCCATCATAATCTTATTCATACCCGTCCTTCAGTTCCTTTTTTGA